A single genomic interval of Terriglobus albidus harbors:
- a CDS encoding SGNH/GDSL hydrolase family protein, producing MRRFAVIALGLSVGVAWCQAPASEQNPVPEQQVVKPAEAAAPATPVSVPVQKPPVPDQISMPTDKTIAGLQGRVLDFAQLSRYREDNAKLAPPAPGEKRVVFYGDSITDAWGRRSGKFFPGKPWINRGISGQTTQQMLIRFEQDVVHLKPVAVVILAGTNDVAGNTGPENLQMIQDNITSMVAIAKANNIRVVLASVLPAKKFGWNPDVQPAETIRTLNQWIEQYCTKEKLTFLNYYPALVDNEGGMKEDLAADKTVHPNDAGYAVMEPLAQAAVEKALK from the coding sequence ATGCGCCGCTTTGCTGTAATCGCCCTTGGACTGAGTGTAGGTGTGGCCTGGTGCCAGGCTCCGGCAAGTGAACAGAACCCCGTACCGGAGCAGCAGGTGGTGAAACCTGCCGAAGCCGCCGCCCCGGCGACCCCGGTCTCGGTACCAGTACAGAAGCCGCCGGTGCCGGACCAGATCTCCATGCCGACCGACAAGACCATCGCCGGCCTGCAGGGCCGCGTTCTGGACTTCGCCCAGCTCAGCCGTTACCGCGAGGATAACGCCAAGCTCGCGCCTCCGGCTCCGGGCGAAAAGCGGGTGGTCTTCTATGGCGACTCCATTACCGATGCCTGGGGACGCCGCAGCGGAAAGTTCTTCCCCGGCAAACCCTGGATCAACCGCGGCATCAGCGGACAGACGACCCAGCAGATGCTCATTCGCTTTGAGCAGGACGTCGTCCACCTGAAGCCCGTCGCCGTGGTCATTCTTGCAGGAACCAACGACGTCGCCGGCAACACCGGCCCGGAAAACCTGCAGATGATCCAGGACAACATCACCAGCATGGTGGCCATCGCCAAAGCGAACAACATCCGTGTGGTGCTGGCCAGCGTGCTACCGGCAAAGAAGTTCGGCTGGAACCCTGACGTCCAGCCGGCCGAAACCATCCGCACGCTGAACCAGTGGATCGAACAGTACTGCACGAAAGAAAAGCTCACCTTCCTGAACTACTATCCCGCGCTGGTCGACAACGAGGGTGGCATGAAGGAAGACCTCGCCGCGGACAAGACCGTACATCCGAATGACGCCGGATATGCGGTGATGGAACCGCTGGCACAAGCCGCGGTGGAGAAAGCCTTGAAATAA
- a CDS encoding alpha/beta fold hydrolase, translating to MTWVDDIGAGARSILFIHGHPFNRSMWQPQVDALRGRHRLVVPDLRGYGDSPVLPDGPVTQEQFASDLAEILDERKIRKTIVVGLSMGGQIAMEFGRRFPDRVEGMVLAATFAEAETQEGVADRFRTAERMERDGMALVGCEVLPRLIGKSSITAMPHLAASVYRMICATRPQSAAAAVRGRAMRRDYRDALRGFTFPCLIVVGDEDSYSSEAQGQTMKALIPRCRLEVLSRVGHLPNLEQPLRFNSLLEQFIARLD from the coding sequence ATGACCTGGGTCGACGATATCGGCGCGGGCGCGCGCAGCATACTCTTCATTCATGGGCATCCATTCAACCGCTCGATGTGGCAACCCCAGGTTGATGCGTTGCGCGGTCGCCACCGGCTGGTGGTCCCCGATCTAAGGGGCTACGGCGATTCTCCGGTCTTACCGGACGGGCCGGTCACTCAGGAACAATTCGCCTCCGATCTGGCAGAGATCCTCGACGAACGGAAAATTCGCAAGACGATTGTTGTCGGGTTGTCGATGGGGGGACAGATTGCCATGGAGTTCGGACGGCGATTTCCCGATCGTGTGGAGGGGATGGTGTTGGCGGCCACCTTTGCAGAAGCAGAGACACAAGAAGGCGTCGCCGACCGGTTTCGAACAGCGGAAAGAATGGAACGAGACGGGATGGCACTCGTGGGCTGTGAGGTATTGCCAAGACTGATCGGCAAGAGCTCCATCACCGCAATGCCTCACCTTGCTGCCTCGGTGTACCGGATGATCTGCGCCACTCGCCCACAGTCCGCGGCTGCGGCGGTGAGAGGCCGCGCGATGCGACGTGACTACCGCGATGCCCTACGCGGCTTCACCTTTCCTTGTCTGATTGTGGTTGGAGATGAAGACTCTTATTCGTCGGAAGCGCAGGGGCAAACCATGAAGGCTCTGATTCCCAGGTGCAGGCTTGAAGTCTTGTCTCGCGTTGGGCACTTGCCCAATCTCGAACAGCCTCTACGATTCAATTCGTTACTTGAGCAATTCATCGCTCGTTTGGACTGA
- a CDS encoding LysR family transcriptional regulator — protein sequence MIHKKISTAEIELLAALGGRTSFTSVAADLGITQSAISKAIVALEERYGVELVVRGRSGCVPTTELQRLRPLLRQAHQALGAVEAELAGRGASISGSIRIAGFRSAISQLLPPALNGLLSRNPDLDVSIQLVREVGGGVGEQVVQGNADLGITTSRPPASLRSCRLGFDYYLLIRPEKGRQAAMDRIILWNENCSSCVPEILSALGYRPKHKVSVQDDSTVVGMVGQGGGFTVMPRLAAHPLPAGLKADVLTTYKRTMWLCGNSIAWSSMAGRAIRRAINKAAKDILDS from the coding sequence GTGATTCACAAGAAGATCAGCACGGCCGAGATCGAATTGCTCGCGGCGCTCGGCGGTAGAACGAGTTTCACCAGCGTGGCAGCCGATCTTGGTATTACTCAGTCGGCCATCTCCAAGGCAATCGTTGCGTTGGAGGAGCGATATGGCGTCGAGTTGGTCGTTCGTGGCCGGAGCGGTTGTGTTCCGACCACAGAGCTGCAGCGCCTGCGTCCTTTGCTCCGACAGGCCCACCAGGCCCTTGGTGCAGTCGAGGCGGAGCTGGCAGGCCGAGGTGCGTCAATCTCCGGCAGCATTCGCATCGCAGGTTTCCGGAGCGCAATCAGCCAATTGCTGCCGCCGGCCCTCAACGGATTGTTGTCACGGAATCCTGATCTCGATGTCTCCATTCAGCTTGTGCGTGAAGTTGGCGGCGGCGTTGGGGAGCAGGTAGTCCAGGGGAACGCGGACCTTGGTATCACAACCAGCAGACCACCCGCCTCTCTACGGTCATGCAGACTGGGCTTCGACTACTACCTTTTGATACGTCCGGAGAAGGGCAGACAGGCAGCGATGGACCGGATCATCTTGTGGAATGAGAACTGTTCGTCGTGTGTTCCCGAAATTCTTTCTGCCCTGGGATACCGGCCTAAGCACAAAGTATCTGTACAGGATGATTCGACGGTCGTTGGGATGGTTGGGCAAGGCGGAGGCTTCACCGTCATGCCCCGGCTAGCTGCCCACCCGCTACCAGCGGGGTTGAAGGCAGATGTGCTGACGACCTACAAAAGGACGATGTGGCTTTGCGGAAATTCGATCGCGTGGTCCTCGATGGCTGGGCGAGCCATTCGGCGTGCCATTAACAAGGCAGCGAAAGACATACTCGATAGCTGA
- a CDS encoding TetR/AcrR family transcriptional regulator, producing MRPSLREDILKAGLKVMFESGYQGASVRDICEAAGAPHGSFTNHFRSKEAFAQEVLDRYFENLQGHIQRSLGDQTLSPRQRLERYLEIISDVLAADKWGRGCLIGDFSLETVSHSKRLRQRLEEIFEEWRAPFAACIAEAQATGEIDNTFDPVDLAEFLLSSWEGAILRMKVERGPAALDRFRKIIFQTVFKEQR from the coding sequence ATGCGACCTTCTCTACGCGAAGACATTCTCAAGGCCGGCCTGAAGGTGATGTTCGAGTCCGGCTATCAGGGCGCTTCGGTCCGCGATATCTGTGAAGCGGCCGGGGCTCCGCATGGATCGTTCACGAATCACTTCCGTTCGAAGGAAGCCTTCGCCCAGGAGGTCCTCGACCGCTACTTCGAGAACCTGCAGGGACATATCCAGCGATCGCTCGGAGACCAGACACTTTCACCGCGCCAGCGGCTGGAGCGTTATCTGGAGATCATCAGCGACGTGCTGGCCGCGGATAAGTGGGGCCGCGGGTGCCTGATTGGCGATTTCAGCCTGGAGACGGTGTCGCACAGCAAGCGCCTGCGCCAGCGGCTGGAGGAGATCTTCGAGGAGTGGCGAGCCCCCTTCGCCGCCTGCATCGCCGAAGCACAGGCGACCGGAGAGATCGACAACACCTTTGATCCGGTGGACCTGGCTGAGTTTCTTCTCTCCTCGTGGGAGGGAGCCATTCTCCGCATGAAGGTAGAACGTGGACCGGCGGCGCTGGACCGCTTTCGCAAGATCATCTTTCAAACCGTATTCAAGGAGCAACGATGA
- a CDS encoding haloalkane dehalogenase gives MSVLSDVMLSQVEVLDSTMAYREAGTPGAPVALFLHGNPTSSYIWRNILPLVAPVAHCIAPDLIGFGQSGKPAIEYRFADHVRYLDAFLERMKITSAYLVAQDWGTAFAFHLAARRPELVRGLAFMEFIRPMPTWNDFHPDQIETFQRFRTPGIGEEMILENNVFIEGVLPAATVRKFTEEEMEVYRAPFPTPESRRPTWRFPNELPIAGAPSDVYATLEEAHRALTASTYPKLLFVGNPGALVSPSFADSFTKNLKNCEVVQLRSGLHYLQEDHPDVIGANIKEWIKAVAS, from the coding sequence ATGAGCGTACTGAGTGATGTAATGCTGTCTCAGGTCGAGGTTCTGGACTCGACCATGGCCTACCGCGAAGCAGGAACCCCTGGAGCTCCAGTGGCTCTGTTCCTACATGGCAACCCGACATCGTCGTATATCTGGCGCAATATTCTTCCGCTCGTGGCTCCAGTCGCGCATTGCATTGCGCCGGACCTGATTGGCTTCGGGCAATCTGGCAAGCCAGCCATCGAGTATCGGTTTGCAGATCATGTCCGCTACCTCGATGCCTTTCTCGAACGGATGAAGATCACATCGGCATATCTCGTTGCGCAGGACTGGGGCACCGCGTTCGCCTTTCATCTGGCGGCACGCAGGCCAGAGCTCGTGCGTGGACTTGCATTCATGGAGTTCATCCGCCCCATGCCCACCTGGAACGACTTCCACCCGGATCAGATCGAGACCTTCCAGCGTTTCAGAACACCCGGTATCGGCGAAGAGATGATCCTCGAGAACAATGTCTTCATTGAAGGCGTGTTGCCTGCCGCGACCGTGCGGAAGTTCACCGAGGAAGAGATGGAGGTCTACCGCGCTCCATTCCCGACGCCGGAGTCGCGCCGTCCCACCTGGCGCTTTCCCAATGAGCTGCCCATCGCAGGAGCTCCCAGCGATGTCTACGCCACGTTGGAAGAGGCTCACCGCGCACTAACCGCATCCACTTATCCGAAGCTGTTGTTTGTGGGCAATCCAGGAGCGTTGGTCTCACCCTCATTTGCAGATAGCTTCACGAAGAACCTGAAGAACTGCGAAGTCGTCCAGCTTCGTTCAGGCCTCCACTATCTGCAGGAAGATCATCCGGATGTGATTGGAGCCAACATCAAGGAATGGATAAAAGCAGTTGCCAGTTAA
- the ggt gene encoding gamma-glutamyltransferase, giving the protein MTCRSIAAAVSLFSLALPFEVVAMQAQSPEPVRARHGMVVSIHHDASDAGLEMLKQGGNAVDAAVAVGFALAVVFPQAGNIGGGGFMLIRDKHGKTHFLDYREKAPAAAWDNMYLDEKGNVIPRMSITGYKASGVPGTVAGLTYAEQHFGKLGLAKVMAPAIRLAEEGFTFSEEEVGTLHSANLAKFPTSHRIYQRDGNFYTPGEVFKQPELAATLRRIVADPTEFYKGKMAQQIADFEAKNGGLITAADLAAYEVKDRKPIEGNYHGYHIITSPPPSSGGIVLLESLGILTGYDLLKLGADRSAAQVNLITEAYRRAFMDRGDYLGDPDFMKMPLKEMANPKYHEAWRKTITVGKPTPSKDLVRPAGFMPPAPTVPPAKESTETTHFSVMDADGMAVANTYTLNFLFGSSVTVDGLGFLLNDEMDDFASKMGVPNGFGLIQGPANAIAPGKRPLSAMTPTIVTTKNHWYRKGKVRFVLGSPGGPTIISTVANNIISILDNHLNVQQAADAPRFHHQYLPDELSVEKKFPLDVVEQLKAMGYTIKRSGEFDEKNPGVWGDSELIAVDPKTGELLGGHDGRRKFGKAAGY; this is encoded by the coding sequence TTGACTTGCAGGTCGATCGCTGCCGCCGTATCTCTGTTTTCGCTCGCTCTTCCCTTTGAAGTTGTCGCAATGCAGGCGCAGTCGCCGGAGCCGGTGCGTGCCCGCCATGGCATGGTCGTCAGTATTCACCACGATGCCTCCGATGCCGGTTTGGAGATGTTGAAACAGGGCGGAAATGCCGTCGATGCGGCTGTCGCTGTCGGCTTCGCTCTGGCGGTTGTTTTCCCGCAGGCAGGAAACATCGGTGGCGGCGGCTTCATGCTCATCCGGGACAAGCATGGCAAGACGCACTTTCTGGACTATCGCGAGAAGGCTCCGGCGGCCGCCTGGGACAACATGTATCTCGACGAGAAGGGCAATGTCATTCCGCGCATGTCGATCACCGGCTACAAGGCCAGCGGCGTGCCGGGAACAGTCGCTGGGCTTACCTATGCGGAACAGCACTTCGGCAAGCTCGGCCTGGCGAAGGTTATGGCACCGGCTATCCGTCTGGCGGAGGAGGGCTTCACCTTCAGTGAAGAGGAGGTTGGCACGCTGCATAGCGCCAACCTGGCGAAGTTCCCCACGTCGCACCGCATCTACCAGCGCGACGGCAACTTCTATACACCCGGCGAAGTATTCAAACAGCCGGAGCTGGCGGCAACGCTGCGCCGCATCGTTGCTGACCCCACTGAGTTCTACAAGGGCAAGATGGCGCAGCAGATCGCCGACTTCGAAGCGAAGAACGGTGGCCTGATCACCGCTGCCGATCTGGCCGCGTATGAGGTGAAAGATCGCAAGCCGATCGAGGGTAACTATCACGGCTATCACATCATCACCTCGCCTCCGCCGAGCTCGGGCGGCATTGTGCTGCTGGAGTCGCTGGGCATTCTTACCGGCTATGACCTGCTGAAGTTAGGGGCGGACCGCAGCGCCGCACAGGTCAACTTGATTACAGAGGCATATCGTCGCGCCTTTATGGACCGCGGTGACTATCTCGGCGATCCCGACTTCATGAAGATGCCTCTGAAAGAGATGGCCAATCCGAAGTATCACGAGGCCTGGCGCAAGACCATTACGGTCGGTAAGCCCACACCATCGAAGGATCTGGTCCGTCCTGCAGGCTTCATGCCTCCGGCGCCCACGGTTCCTCCGGCAAAGGAGTCAACCGAGACAACGCATTTTTCTGTGATGGATGCCGACGGCATGGCCGTAGCCAACACCTACACGCTGAACTTTCTCTTCGGTTCGTCCGTCACTGTCGATGGTCTCGGTTTCCTGCTCAACGACGAGATGGACGACTTCGCCTCCAAGATGGGCGTGCCCAATGGCTTCGGGCTGATTCAAGGACCGGCAAACGCGATTGCTCCCGGCAAGCGGCCGCTCTCGGCGATGACACCTACCATCGTCACGACGAAGAATCACTGGTACCGCAAGGGCAAGGTGCGTTTCGTGCTTGGCTCGCCCGGCGGGCCCACCATCATCTCGACGGTGGCCAACAACATCATCTCCATCCTCGACAATCATCTGAACGTGCAGCAGGCAGCAGACGCGCCGCGCTTCCACCACCAGTACCTTCCTGATGAGCTAAGTGTGGAGAAGAAGTTTCCGCTCGATGTGGTGGAGCAGTTGAAGGCGATGGGCTATACCATCAAGCGCTCCGGCGAATTCGATGAGAAGAATCCAGGCGTCTGGGGCGACAGCGAGTTGATTGCTGTTGATCCAAAGACGGGAGAGCTTTTGGGCGGACATGATGGACGAAGGAAGTTTGGGAAGGCTGCGGGATATTGA
- a CDS encoding MFS transporter — MSDSSQRLGSAASAFRSRNFRFYQSARLLGILGAEAQTIAVAWQVYQITHRAIDLGYTGLALFLPGIFFALFAGHVADRYDRRNIIRICYILQAVCTAALLWIALSGTRNVLFIYTILFLIGTGRAFSGPASSALVPQLVPRDDFFNAVTWGATFFQIANVAGPALGGILFTLPLSGPLAFLHGAPIVYCFTIAGLTSFVILISMVKPQGAPARRENVSLKTVLAGLHYLWYKKLLLGSISLDLFAVLLGGAVSLMPIFAEEILHAGPAGLGMLRAAPSVGALTVSLLLTIKPIRHNAGKKMLTCVGIYGLATILFGLSKSLWLSLAALAIVGASDMVSVVVRSSLLQMATPPEMRGRVSAVNWLFLGASNEFGEFESGLTAQWLGAVRAVVVGGVLSVTVTALWSILFKPLRNVDQLTTESLLSANEMQAVAEPVE; from the coding sequence ATGTCAGACTCTTCCCAACGGCTGGGATCGGCAGCCAGCGCCTTTCGTTCGCGCAATTTCCGCTTTTATCAGTCAGCCCGCCTGCTGGGCATTCTGGGCGCCGAAGCGCAGACCATCGCCGTAGCCTGGCAGGTCTACCAGATCACGCACCGAGCCATCGATCTCGGCTATACCGGCCTGGCGCTCTTCCTCCCCGGCATCTTCTTCGCTCTCTTTGCAGGCCACGTCGCCGACCGCTACGACCGCCGCAATATCATCCGCATCTGCTACATCCTGCAGGCGGTCTGCACCGCGGCACTGCTATGGATCGCGCTCTCCGGCACAAGGAATGTCCTGTTTATCTACACCATTCTCTTTTTGATCGGTACCGGCCGCGCCTTCAGCGGCCCCGCAAGCTCCGCCCTGGTGCCGCAACTGGTACCCAGGGATGACTTCTTCAATGCCGTGACCTGGGGTGCGACCTTCTTCCAGATCGCCAATGTCGCCGGCCCGGCGCTCGGCGGCATTCTGTTCACTCTGCCCCTCAGCGGCCCACTCGCCTTTTTGCATGGGGCGCCAATTGTCTACTGTTTCACCATCGCGGGACTTACCTCCTTCGTCATCCTGATCAGCATGGTGAAGCCGCAGGGTGCGCCTGCCAGACGGGAGAATGTGAGCCTCAAGACGGTGCTGGCTGGGCTGCACTATCTTTGGTACAAGAAGCTGCTGCTCGGCTCCATCTCTCTGGATCTCTTTGCCGTGTTGCTCGGCGGTGCTGTCTCGCTGATGCCGATCTTCGCGGAAGAGATTCTGCACGCGGGTCCAGCAGGTCTGGGCATGCTGCGCGCCGCACCGTCAGTAGGCGCTCTCACGGTCTCGCTTCTGCTGACCATAAAGCCGATCCGCCACAACGCCGGGAAGAAGATGCTCACCTGCGTCGGCATCTATGGCTTGGCCACGATTCTCTTCGGCCTGTCGAAGTCGCTGTGGCTCTCGCTGGCAGCCCTTGCGATTGTAGGAGCGAGCGATATGGTCAGCGTCGTCGTTCGCTCGTCACTGCTGCAGATGGCCACACCCCCGGAGATGCGCGGCCGCGTCAGTGCCGTGAACTGGCTCTTTCTGGGAGCGTCGAATGAGTTCGGCGAGTTCGAATCGGGTCTGACGGCGCAGTGGCTGGGAGCCGTGCGTGCTGTAGTCGTCGGCGGCGTTCTGTCGGTTACGGTCACAGCGCTGTGGAGCATCCTTTTCAAGCCGCTCCGCAATGTCGACCAGTTGACGACCGAGTCGCTGCTTTCCGCCAACGAGATGCAGGCGGTGGCCGAGCCGGTGGAGTAG
- a CDS encoding TolC family protein, giving the protein MTRLTRAIRSVSAVLPLAASLVLAQDTTTIPPISNLPDAPSASQTKFDGVPIGVATSEVRRLTLDEAIQLGMEHNVQLIVARQQQRSLHGQVGTALQAITPNMSVQGTANRAEISLAALGFSPSKAGNLLNAFGIPASAIPSIVKVDTVTAQVNLQQYLFNMPAIEVYRAAKSQQQVADLNTATVRGDVVLQVGTTYLSILADAANVANNQALLKQEEEVLRQSQAQHDAGVGTNLDVLRARSQYQQQQQALISAENALAKDKISLNRLIGLPANQPIELTDIVPYSELAQMALPDAKNLAYQRRKDFLRLQAQIRVYERQRRAIAYERLPALSFEGNYGVTGGYIPNAATSGLYHGTFSAMAKLDVPIFAESRFRGDRQVADAQLESLRNQIADLRVGIDQQLRSAMLDVTSTSERVKVAGSNVELAGQALRDTIDRYQAGVDDNLPVVQAEAQLAAAQSQYVSANFQYNQAKLQLARNTGVVETQYKSYLGRN; this is encoded by the coding sequence ATGACACGACTTACACGCGCCATTCGATCGGTTTCTGCTGTTCTGCCCCTCGCCGCTTCGCTCGTTCTGGCGCAGGACACGACCACCATTCCGCCGATCTCGAACCTTCCGGACGCTCCCTCCGCTTCTCAGACGAAATTTGACGGTGTCCCGATCGGTGTAGCCACCTCTGAGGTCCGGCGGCTGACGCTGGACGAAGCGATCCAGCTCGGTATGGAGCACAATGTGCAGCTCATCGTGGCGCGGCAGCAGCAGCGCTCGCTCCATGGGCAGGTGGGCACGGCCCTGCAGGCGATTACGCCAAATATGTCAGTTCAGGGCACGGCCAACCGGGCTGAGATCAGCCTGGCTGCCCTGGGCTTCAGCCCCAGCAAGGCTGGGAACCTGCTCAACGCCTTCGGAATTCCGGCATCGGCGATCCCCAGCATCGTGAAGGTCGATACGGTGACGGCGCAGGTCAATCTGCAGCAGTACCTGTTCAATATGCCTGCCATCGAGGTCTACCGTGCGGCTAAGTCTCAGCAGCAGGTCGCCGACCTCAATACGGCCACGGTCCGCGGCGATGTGGTGCTCCAGGTAGGTACCACCTATCTCAGCATCCTGGCGGATGCGGCAAACGTCGCCAACAACCAGGCCCTGTTAAAGCAGGAAGAAGAGGTTTTGCGGCAGTCGCAGGCACAGCATGATGCCGGTGTAGGGACGAACCTCGACGTTCTGCGGGCGCGGTCACAGTATCAACAGCAGCAACAGGCGCTGATCAGCGCCGAGAATGCGCTGGCCAAGGACAAAATCTCGCTGAACCGCCTGATCGGCCTGCCGGCAAATCAGCCGATTGAGCTGACCGATATCGTTCCCTACTCCGAGCTGGCGCAGATGGCCCTTCCAGACGCCAAAAACCTTGCCTATCAGCGGCGGAAGGATTTCCTTCGCCTGCAGGCCCAGATTCGCGTCTACGAGCGCCAGCGTCGCGCCATCGCCTATGAGCGCCTTCCCGCCCTGAGCTTCGAGGGCAACTACGGCGTCACCGGCGGCTATATTCCCAATGCGGCCACCAGCGGTCTGTACCACGGCACCTTCAGCGCCATGGCAAAGCTGGATGTGCCGATCTTTGCCGAGTCCCGCTTCCGGGGCGACCGTCAGGTGGCCGATGCCCAGTTGGAGTCATTGCGCAACCAGATCGCCGATCTTCGCGTCGGCATTGACCAGCAGCTTCGGTCCGCGATGCTGGATGTGACCTCCACCTCGGAGCGGGTGAAGGTCGCGGGATCGAACGTTGAGTTGGCCGGCCAGGCGCTGAGAGACACGATTGACCGCTACCAGGCCGGTGTGGACGACAATCTGCCGGTGGTGCAGGCTGAGGCGCAGCTTGCGGCTGCCCAGTCCCAGTATGTGTCGGCGAACTTCCAGTACAACCAGGCCAAGCTCCAGCTCGCCCGCAATACGGGTGTGGTGGAGACGCAGTACAAGAGCTATCTGGGTAGGAACTAG
- a CDS encoding DsbA family protein, with product MMRTPKLLLALALTATAASVPAVAQFVSGQAPSTTFKDTSMLKPPAGAKVAIWEFVDLECPACSRAYPLVHELSMKYGVPVVMKDFPLGGAHIWSFDAAVYARYMQDKLPNGKNIADQYRLAIFQNQNMIASKDDLLRATQKFLADRKQQLPFVVDPQGELANEVKTDRALGDRIGINQTPTIWVVTDKAFQQISDFEQIEPAIQNAKAQAGSSAAETKKVAKK from the coding sequence ATGATGCGTACACCCAAGCTCCTGCTCGCCCTTGCCCTCACCGCCACCGCCGCCTCGGTACCGGCAGTTGCCCAGTTTGTCAGCGGCCAGGCGCCCTCGACGACCTTCAAAGACACCTCCATGCTGAAGCCCCCGGCCGGCGCCAAAGTGGCGATCTGGGAGTTTGTCGACCTGGAGTGCCCGGCCTGCTCCCGCGCCTACCCCCTCGTGCACGAGCTGAGCATGAAGTACGGCGTCCCTGTCGTCATGAAGGACTTTCCCCTGGGCGGAGCCCATATCTGGAGCTTTGACGCCGCCGTCTACGCCCGCTACATGCAGGACAAGCTGCCCAACGGCAAGAACATCGCCGACCAGTACCGCCTGGCCATCTTCCAGAACCAGAACATGATCGCCAGCAAAGACGACCTGTTGCGGGCCACCCAGAAGTTCCTGGCCGATCGCAAACAGCAACTTCCGTTTGTCGTCGACCCGCAGGGTGAGCTGGCAAACGAGGTCAAGACCGACCGCGCTCTCGGTGACCGCATCGGCATCAACCAGACCCCGACCATCTGGGTAGTGACCGACAAGGCCTTCCAGCAGATCTCCGACTTCGAACAGATCGAGCCCGCCATCCAGAACGCCAAGGCGCAGGCCGGCAGCAGCGCGGCCGAGACCAAGAAGGTCGCGAAGAAGTAA